The following coding sequences are from one Paenibacillus sp. JDR-2 window:
- a CDS encoding DEAD/DEAH box helicase: MQSSSLSSFHPSLADWFEASFGEPTDVQKQAWKAITAGDNTLIAAPTGSGKTLAAVLPCLDGIARMKQQQRQAGVRLLYITPLKALNNDIHDHLVAFIEQIDKLAASSDTSWPGLRSGVRTGDTTSSVRSAMYRKPPDILVTTPESMYILLTSEKGREMLKTVSYAIIDEIHDLAADKRGSHLSVSLERLEELCGRRIQRIGVSATQKPLARVARFLGGWQEPAGSQADERQETDSEGFVHPLGLVPRPVTIVESHMSKKLEVSLTMPDQSQPMQTREAVWLPILDRLFALMSDCRSVIIFVNSRRLCERLCLRLNDHAGYEMARAHHGSIAKERRLEVERMLKAGELRCIVATSSLELGIDVGHIELVIQLDSPIEAASGIQRIGRAGHAVGSASRGAMVARQRGVLPEMAVLGKLIAERDIEPIQIPRDRLDVLSQQTISIVASQDMAVSDLHRLIARSDSYRSFPAGKLRGMLQVLAGFYPFMRPLLDWNRDTDLLVKRRNTMIGALTGAGTIPSSSAYPVHHVDSRVHLGELDEEFVQESRVGDVFQLGMNGWMIRRIDKDRVYVSEASNRFSEIPFWRAEGLGRTYSLGKKVGAFIGEIEERLQREDEDKLIGWLTGQYQMDDYTAQQLLSLIGSQLSNCELPTDKRIVIETYRDLMNQTHVIMHNPFGRRLNRTWLLAIERQFELLLPYRLYGNAKDNGIEFVLPEWDSSWLQTIWGVTPANVEPLLTEAITGSPLLAIAFRHIAETSLLLSRSFSRTPLWQKRLRSEELLRSALPYAEHFPYLMEAMKACLHEYLSLDDLRALLTAIQEGEIEVLVKETEYPSPMATQFLADYVNMRIYEGDGLDPAIQMQLMNVSKELAGRLFGEAAIRSAIPEQVLDAERQRLSEPELELRESSDVIRLLKRRGDLAPGELIQLSDTRALEWAEQLLQTGELAVYRPSQDTPEEEHRWICRDEREIYEALPESDEAASFIIRRFAENRIAFTELELCERYPKLSLAEAKRLIDKLREEGSLEQAPFAVSPEERIWSSRRAAERMIRLSIGEARKQVQPASPIRWCAQIALRQHALQGAQLRGSEGLKLVIERLQGIFLPLSHWESVIFPSRVTDYRKDELDLLCAAGEVIWIGKKQPDEKEGKVAFFLAGSRSIYEPYLAESREKSVSHPELLELLKRSGASFLTRLARETGKLPTEVLSALLELVWEGHASNDQFAPLRLLTLKKGKDWAKTGSGLGRWYWTGSLADVLPDEGSSSHTSPDTDPPEMYWVRHLLDTYGIVTKELTASVTPYSWDRLQPVLRKLEEWGTLTRGLFIDGAITMQFTTPEVAELIRKPFPSGTPANETLTLLSAVDPANPFGLLMEWPEGFDCSFARKPGHFLVIRGDQWLYWMENNGKRIHTMEPREFAKQPSAEELKWIFMTLLRRQHLSKIVVERWNGETVALTDEGKLLKEIGAESDQKSLVLWQSQLK, encoded by the coding sequence ATGCAGAGCTCGTCATTATCTTCTTTTCATCCATCCCTTGCAGATTGGTTTGAGGCCTCGTTCGGCGAGCCGACCGACGTGCAAAAACAAGCTTGGAAAGCGATTACAGCAGGCGACAATACGCTGATTGCCGCTCCGACAGGCTCGGGCAAAACATTAGCCGCTGTCCTTCCATGTCTCGATGGGATTGCCCGAATGAAGCAGCAGCAGCGTCAAGCAGGCGTCAGGCTGCTGTATATTACGCCGCTCAAGGCGCTTAATAACGATATCCATGATCATCTGGTTGCATTTATCGAACAGATTGATAAGCTTGCCGCCTCATCGGATACCAGCTGGCCGGGACTCCGAAGCGGTGTTCGAACAGGGGATACGACTAGCTCGGTTAGATCCGCTATGTATCGGAAGCCGCCGGATATTCTGGTCACTACGCCGGAATCCATGTACATTCTTCTGACCTCCGAGAAAGGGAGGGAGATGCTGAAGACGGTCTCCTACGCCATCATTGACGAGATTCACGATCTCGCAGCGGATAAAAGAGGCTCGCATCTTTCCGTTTCGCTCGAACGGTTGGAAGAGTTATGCGGAAGACGGATTCAACGTATCGGCGTTTCGGCTACGCAGAAGCCGCTTGCGCGCGTCGCAAGATTTCTTGGCGGCTGGCAGGAACCGGCAGGCAGTCAAGCGGATGAGAGGCAAGAGACGGACAGCGAAGGATTCGTACATCCGCTAGGGCTAGTGCCGCGCCCGGTAACGATTGTAGAAAGCCATATGAGCAAAAAGCTTGAAGTATCGTTAACGATGCCTGATCAATCGCAGCCGATGCAGACCCGCGAGGCGGTATGGCTCCCGATTCTGGACAGGCTGTTTGCGCTGATGTCCGATTGCCGTTCGGTCATTATTTTCGTAAACAGCCGGAGGTTATGCGAGCGTCTGTGTCTACGGCTGAATGATCATGCCGGCTACGAGATGGCGAGAGCACATCACGGCAGTATTGCCAAGGAGCGGCGGCTTGAAGTAGAGAGGATGCTGAAGGCAGGCGAGCTGCGCTGCATTGTAGCTACCTCCTCGCTCGAGCTTGGCATTGACGTGGGACATATCGAGCTGGTTATCCAGCTCGATTCCCCGATTGAAGCCGCATCCGGCATTCAGCGGATCGGCCGTGCGGGCCACGCCGTCGGCAGCGCCAGCCGCGGCGCGATGGTTGCCCGGCAGCGGGGCGTGCTGCCGGAGATGGCCGTGCTCGGCAAGTTAATTGCCGAGCGCGATATTGAGCCGATCCAGATCCCGCGGGATCGGCTGGATGTCCTGTCGCAGCAAACGATATCCATCGTTGCTTCGCAGGACATGGCGGTGAGCGATCTGCACAGGCTGATCGCCCGAAGCGACAGCTACCGAAGCTTTCCCGCTGGCAAACTTCGGGGCATGCTGCAGGTGTTGGCCGGCTTTTACCCGTTTATGCGGCCGCTTCTGGATTGGAACCGCGACACGGATCTGCTCGTGAAGCGGCGGAATACGATGATCGGCGCATTGACCGGTGCGGGAACGATTCCGTCAAGCTCTGCTTACCCGGTGCATCATGTCGACAGTCGCGTTCATCTCGGCGAGCTTGATGAGGAATTTGTTCAAGAGAGCCGCGTGGGGGATGTATTCCAGCTTGGAATGAATGGCTGGATGATTCGCCGGATTGATAAGGACCGGGTCTATGTGTCAGAAGCGAGCAACCGCTTTAGCGAAATACCGTTTTGGCGTGCTGAAGGACTCGGGCGGACTTATTCGCTCGGCAAAAAAGTCGGGGCGTTTATCGGGGAAATTGAAGAGCGTCTTCAACGGGAAGACGAAGATAAGCTTATCGGCTGGCTGACCGGGCAATATCAGATGGATGATTATACGGCACAGCAGCTGCTGTCGTTAATCGGCTCCCAATTATCCAACTGCGAGCTCCCGACAGATAAACGCATCGTCATTGAAACATACCGCGATCTGATGAATCAGACGCATGTCATTATGCATAATCCGTTTGGCAGACGGCTTAACCGGACCTGGCTGCTGGCGATTGAACGGCAGTTCGAGCTGCTTCTGCCTTACCGATTGTACGGCAATGCAAAAGACAACGGCATCGAATTTGTGCTGCCGGAATGGGATTCCTCCTGGCTGCAGACCATCTGGGGGGTTACGCCAGCTAATGTAGAGCCACTGCTGACCGAAGCGATTACAGGCTCGCCGCTGCTTGCGATTGCCTTCCGTCATATTGCGGAAACCTCGCTGCTGCTGTCCCGCAGCTTCAGCAGGACGCCGCTATGGCAGAAGCGGCTGAGAAGCGAGGAATTGCTTCGGTCTGCCTTGCCGTATGCCGAGCATTTTCCCTATTTGATGGAGGCGATGAAGGCTTGTCTGCATGAGTATTTATCGTTGGATGATCTTCGCGCCTTGTTAACCGCTATTCAGGAGGGTGAGATCGAAGTGTTGGTTAAGGAAACGGAATATCCGTCCCCGATGGCTACCCAATTCCTAGCCGATTACGTGAATATGCGGATTTATGAGGGTGACGGTCTGGACCCGGCTATTCAAATGCAGCTGATGAATGTCAGCAAGGAGCTGGCGGGCCGTTTGTTCGGCGAGGCTGCTATCCGCAGCGCAATCCCCGAGCAAGTATTGGATGCGGAGCGGCAAAGGCTGTCCGAGCCAGAGCTGGAGCTTCGCGAATCCAGCGATGTTATTCGGCTGCTGAAGCGTCGAGGCGACCTTGCTCCGGGCGAGCTGATCCAGCTGTCGGACACAAGGGCTCTGGAATGGGCGGAGCAGCTTTTGCAAACCGGAGAGTTAGCCGTCTACCGGCCATCGCAAGATACGCCGGAAGAAGAGCATCGGTGGATTTGCCGCGATGAACGGGAGATATATGAAGCTTTACCGGAGTCGGATGAAGCAGCTTCCTTTATCATCCGCCGTTTTGCCGAGAACCGGATTGCCTTTACAGAGCTTGAGCTATGCGAGCGTTATCCAAAATTGTCGCTAGCTGAAGCGAAGAGGCTAATCGACAAACTGCGTGAGGAAGGCAGCCTTGAACAGGCGCCATTTGCCGTATCGCCGGAGGAGAGGATCTGGTCGAGCCGGCGCGCAGCGGAGCGTATGATCCGGCTGTCGATCGGGGAAGCCCGCAAGCAGGTGCAGCCGGCCTCGCCGATCCGCTGGTGCGCGCAGATTGCGCTTCGCCAGCATGCGCTCCAAGGCGCGCAGCTTCGCGGCAGCGAAGGACTCAAGCTTGTTATCGAGCGTTTGCAAGGCATTTTTCTGCCGTTATCGCATTGGGAGTCCGTTATTTTCCCTTCCCGCGTAACGGATTACCGGAAGGATGAGCTCGATCTGCTGTGCGCAGCAGGAGAAGTAATCTGGATCGGCAAGAAGCAGCCGGATGAAAAGGAAGGCAAAGTAGCTTTCTTCCTCGCGGGCAGCCGTTCAATCTATGAGCCTTATCTGGCGGAGAGCAGAGAAAAATCCGTATCGCATCCGGAGCTGCTCGAGCTGTTGAAGAGGAGCGGGGCCAGCTTCCTTACCCGGCTGGCGAGAGAGACCGGGAAGCTTCCGACGGAGGTTTTGTCGGCGTTGCTCGAGCTTGTTTGGGAAGGTCATGCATCCAATGACCAGTTTGCTCCCCTTCGGTTACTAACGCTGAAGAAGGGTAAGGATTGGGCAAAGACCGGATCGGGACTTGGCAGATGGTACTGGACCGGCAGTCTGGCAGATGTTTTGCCGGATGAAGGATCAAGCAGTCATACCTCTCCGGATACGGATCCTCCGGAAATGTATTGGGTCCGCCATTTGCTGGATACGTACGGGATTGTTACCAAGGAGCTGACCGCTTCGGTTACGCCTTACAGCTGGGACCGCCTTCAGCCGGTTCTCCGGAAGCTCGAGGAATGGGGCACGTTGACGCGAGGATTGTTTATCGACGGAGCGATAACGATGCAGTTCACGACACCGGAGGTCGCCGAGCTTATTCGTAAACCATTCCCTTCGGGAACCCCTGCAAATGAGACGCTTACGCTGTTGTCGGCGGTAGATCC
- a CDS encoding DUF5658 family protein, protein MSVILRLPIRGLLLWLLFFSLTDALFTDIGIRLKLITELNPFVSWLYNWHSIAYYGVKLMFPVLFLVIYPQLSARLWIRYSAVILFLLYLFVNMYHLLWVALALVNGHHG, encoded by the coding sequence ATGTCTGTCATCCTTCGGCTGCCAATAAGAGGACTGCTGCTATGGCTGCTTTTTTTCAGTTTAACCGATGCGTTATTTACCGATATCGGAATAAGATTAAAGCTTATCACCGAGCTGAATCCGTTTGTATCCTGGCTGTATAACTGGCACTCCATCGCTTATTATGGCGTTAAACTGATGTTCCCCGTACTCTTCTTGGTTATTTATCCCCAGTTAAGTGCCCGCTTATGGATCCGTTATTCAGCAGTCATCCTGTTCCTGCTCTACTTATTCGTTAACATGTATCATTTACTGTGGGTAGCTCTCGCTCTCGTTAACGGCCATCATGGATGA